From the genome of Glycine max cultivar Williams 82 chromosome 2, Glycine_max_v4.0, whole genome shotgun sequence, one region includes:
- the LOC100790698 gene encoding uncharacterized protein, which produces MAVSSETQLDGKPSGPPNLRSLTWRDLINSSWKDTNYKRVAMASLVRAVYMLELDRQENRTQENALAPSWWIPFKYKLTQILIDERDESIFGAIFEWDRSAALADFLPIRPKGAPKAVLALRGTLLRSATRQRDIEDDIRFAAWESLKGSFRFKVTLEALQSVSGAYGSRNVCIAGHSLGAGFGLQVGKELAKEGINVEAHLFNPPSVSLAMNIEYIEEKAGYVWNGLKSMITSGSEAQVSNDGDKTHGIRLKQVIQGILDAGFGVGNRVPHLYINSSDYISCFYFYADGTREITEEENMGPAYGKNSAKLFVVSKENQEFLEAHSLKQWWSSDAELDQDTHNSKLISKQLRSLNIATPSLVFFLLYPHIVSFAMSHSNIRETTGFVWNILKSMPLSIGKAQVSNDGDNTSSVGLKGWIPQLSGLKDAGFWVRKCVSYLYDYKNDGMGKRMVDKENKVPINEQNLFVVSKEKQKFFAARGLEQWWPSEAELVQVIHNRKHISWQLRYLYTSTHWEATHLLSPPFVSLAMSLSNIGEREEFVWKWNSLKSMLPSSSETQGTVSNDRHKTSDAGLKSWIPQLSGLKDASFVLRKWVPHMYSNNTDYISSQLQSLYSSTPSQVSRLFSNLPSVLPDMSLRNTREKAEFVCESQVSNDKTSGTGLKSWIPQLSSLKDAGFGASKWISQVYAHESNGTTENIGPSLEKNEA; this is translated from the exons ATGGCGGTTTCAAGTGAAACTCAGCTTGATGGCAAACCATCTGGCCCTCCCAACTTGAGAAGCCTCACTTGGAGGGACCTTATTAATTCTAGTTG GAAGGATACAAATTATAAACGAGTTGCCATGGCTAGCCTTGTTCGTGCAGTTTACATGCTTGAACTTGATAGACAGGAGAACAGAACACAAGAAAATGCTCTTGCTCCAAGTTGGTGGATTCCCTTCAAGTACAAGCTCACACAAATATTGATTGATGAAAGAGATGAATCCATTTTTGGTGCAATATTTGAATGGGATCGATCTGCAGCATTGGCTGACTTTCTACCAATTAGACCAAAGGGTGCCCCTAAAGCTGTTTTGGCACTCAGAGGAACATTACTCAGGAGCGCTACAAGGCAAAGAGATATTGAAGATGACATCCGTTTTGCTGCTTGGGAAAGCTTGAAGGGATCTTTCAGGTTCAAAGTAACTTTGGAGGCATTACAATCAGTTTCTGGTGCATATGGAAGCAGAAATGTATGCATTGCAGGGCATTCCTTGGGGGCTGGATTTGGTCTTCAAGTGGGAAAGGAACTAGCAAAGGAAGGAATTAATGTGGAGGCACATCTATTTAATCCACCTTCTGTTTCATTAGCCATGAATATTGAATATATTGAAGAAAAGGCTGGATATGTCTGGAATGGACTTAAATCTATGATTACTTCAGGTAGTGAAGCTCAAGTCAGCAATGATGGAGACAAGACTCATGGTATAAGATTGAAGCAAGTGATACAAGGAATACTGGATGCTGGTTTTGGTGTGGGAAATAGGGTTCCTCATTTGTATATTAATAGCAGTGACTATATcagttgcttttatttttatgctgATGGAACAAGAGAGATCACTGAGGAGGAAAATATGGGTCCTGCATATGGGAAAAACTCAGCAAAGTTGTTTGTTGTCTCTAAGGAAAACCAGGAATTTCTTGAGGCACATAGCCTGAAACAATGGTGGTCAAGTGATGCGGAACTTGATCAGGATACTCATAATAGCAAACTCATAAGCAAGCAACTTAGGTCTTTGAACATTGCTACACCTtcactagtattttttttactttatccaCACATTGTTTCATTTGCCATGAGTCACAGTAACATTAGAGAAACGACTGGTTTTGTCTGGAATATACTAAAATCTATGCCTCTTTCAATTGGAAAAGCTCAAGTCAGCAATGATGGAGACAATACTTCAAGTGTTGGTTTGAAGGGTTGGATACCTCAGTTATCTGGCTTGAAGGATGCTGGCTTTTGGGTGAGGAAATGTGTTTCTTATCTGTATGATTACAAGAATGATGGCATGGGAAAAAGGATGGTTGACAAAGAGAATAAGGTTCCTATAAATGAGCAAAACTTGTTTGTTGTGTCTAAGGAAAAACAGAAATTCTTTGCAGCTCGTGGCCTGGAACAATGGTGGCCAAGTGAAGCAGAACTTGTGCAAGTAATCCATAATAGGAAACACATTAGCTGGCAGCTTAGATATTTATACACCAGTACACATTGGGAAGCAACACATTTATTAAGTCCACCTTTTGTGTCACTTGCCATGAGTCTCAGTAATATTGGAGAAAGGGAAGAGTTTGTCTGGAAATGGAATAGTCTTAAATCTATGCTTCCTTCAAGTAGTGAAACTCAAGGGACCGTAAGCAATGATAGACACAAGACTTCAGATGCAGGATTAAAGAGTTGGATACCTCAATTATCTGGCTTGAAGGATGCTAGTTTTGTTTTGAGAAAATGGGTTCCTCATATGTATAGTAACAATACCGACTATATCAGCAGTCAACTTCAATCTTTGTACTCTTCAACACCTTCTCAAGTATCACGCCTATTTAGTAATCTACCATCTGTTTTACCAGACATGAGTCTCAGAAATACTAGAGAGAAGGCAGAGTTTGTCTGTGAAAGTCAAGTCAGCAATGATAAGACTTCAGGTACTGGTCTGAAGAGTTGGATACCTCAATTATCTAGCTTGAAGGATGCCGGTTTTGGAGCGAGCAAATGGATTTCTCAAGTGTATGCTCACGAGAGTAACGGCACAACAGAGAATATAGGTCCTTCTCTGGAAAAGAATGAAGCCTAA
- the LOC100791760 gene encoding glycerol-3-phosphate acyltransferase 1 — MVFPMELLRLADWILYQLLANSCYRAARKMKSYGFHLGYLSSKPSLQPSSFPSVTECDWEGRGSQTLVACGIHRVLLRSHSFFPYFMLVAFEGGSILRALLLLLSCPVLWILDSELSLRVMTFITFFGLRTSVMENMSRAVLPKFYLENLNLHAYEVLASAGSKVVFTSVPRVMVEGFLREYLSVGAVVGTELHTVGCYFSGLVSGSGLLVKHRALKDYFGDTKPDIGVGSSSFHDHLFLSLCKEAYVVNNEEGKGNPSSVLPRDKYPKPLIFHDGRLAFLPTPSATLYMFMWFPFGILLAIYRILLGILLPYGWAQALGVWSGINMQVKGNVPEKLEQNKGVLFVCSHRTLLDPVFLSTCLAKPLTAVTYSLSKVSELIAPIRTVRLTRDRKKDGETMQRLLKEGDLVVCPEGTTCREPYLLRFSSLFAELADEIVPVAINSHVSMFYGTTASGLKCLDPIFFLMNPRPSYYIEVLGKVPKELTCAGGKSSCEVANYIQQQLACALGFECTTLTRKDKYMMLAGNEGIVKQDKWSKCY; from the exons atGGTGTTCCCAATGGAGCTCCTGAGGCTTGCAGATTGGATCTTGTACCAGCTGCTTGCTAACTCATGTTATAGAGCAGCAAGGAAAATGAAGAGTTATGGATTCCATTTGGGGTATTTGTCATCTAAACCATCCCTTCAGCCTTCCTCTTTCCCCAGTGTTACCGAATGTGATTGGGAGGGTAGAGGCTCACAAACACTTGTTGCTTGTGGCATTCATAGAGTCCTTTTGAGGTCTCACTCCTTCTTTCCATATTTCATGCTTGTTGCCTTTGAAGGTGGCAGCATTTTAAGGGCACTCCTCTTGCTCTTGTCCTGTCCTGTGTTGTGGATTTTAGACAGTGAGTTAAGTCTTAGGGTCATGACCTTTATAACCTTTTTTGGGCTAAGAACAAGTGTCATGGAAAATATGTCAAGGGCAGTTTTGCCCAAGTTTTATTTGGAGAATCTCAATCTTCATGCTTATGAGGTTCTGGCCTCAGCAGGGTCTAAAGTTGTTTTCACAAGTGTGCCTAGAGTTATGGTGGAAGGGTTTCTAAGGGAGTATTTGAGTGTCGGTGCTGTTGTAGGCACAGAGTTGCACACTGTTGGTTGTTACTTCAGTGGTTTGGTATCTGGTTCTGGCTTACTTGTGAAGCACAGAGCACTCAAGGATTATTTCGGAGACACAAAGCCTGATATTGGAGTTGGAAGCTCTAGTTTTCATGATCATCTTTTCCTCTCCCTTTGCAAA GAAGCATATGTGGTGAACAATGAAGAGGGCAAGGGCAACCCAAGCTCAGTGTTGCCAAGGGACAAATATCCAAAGCCCCTAATATTCCATGATGGAAGACTAGCATTCCTGCCTACTCCCTCAGCAACTCTATATATGTTTATGTGGTTTCCATTTGGAATTCTTTTAGCCATTTATAGAATCCTTTTGGGCATTCTACTCCCTTATGGATGGGCACAGGCATTAGGGGTTTGGAGTGGCATAAATATGCAAGTCAAAGGCAATGTCCCTGAAAAGTTAGAACAAAACAAAGGGGTTCTATTTGTATGCTCACACAGGACTCTCCTTGATCCTGTTTTCCTAAGCACATGTTTGGCAAAGCCTTTGACAGCAGTCACATACAGCCTAAGCAAAGTGTCTGAGTTAATAGCCCCTATTAGGACAGTGAGACTAACAAGGGACAGAAAAAAAGATGGTGAAACCATGCAAAGGCTTCTGAAAGAAGGTGATTTGGTGGTGTGTCCTGAAGGAACAACTTGTAGGGAACCATATTTACTAAGGTTCAGCTCACTGTTTGCTGAATTGGCTGATGAGATTGTGCCTGTGGCCATCAATAGTCATGTGAGCATGTTCTATGGGACCACAGCAAGCGGTTTGAAATGCTTGGAtcctattttctttctcatgAATCCAAGGCCTAGCTATTATATTGAGGTTCTGGGAAAGGTTCCCAAGGAACTAACATGTGCTGGAGGAAAATCAAGTTGTGAAGTGGCAAACTATATACAGCAACAGTTGGCTTGTGCTTTGGGATTTGAGTGCACCACACTCACTAGGAAGGATAAGTACATGATGCTGGCAGGGAATGAAGGGATCGTCAAACAAGACAAGTGGAGCAAATGCTATTGA
- the LOC100780574 gene encoding DNA primase small subunit, translated as MIPQQEPDFNLNHLKLYYGKLFPFADLVRWVSYGNDGKHPGCDQSYIGRREFSFTLENDIYLRFQSFHNALELENSIKEKTPVKIDIGPVYTVDPAKRNAYAQSGDNNVFAPVERELIFDIDMSDYDDVRYCCSGADVCLVCWPLMTIAIKVIDTALRDDFGFKHILWVYSGRRGVHCWVCDGKARRLTNEQRGAIADYFRVYKGNENSHKKVSLMGAALHPFLATSYTNVLKNYFEKNLLTGQNLLATEERYEKILDMIPDESIASELRGRWQDSRRSSSAKEDINVVRWEQCKQLLQSGKHKAQGLRRCIEEIVFCFTYPRLDMEVSKHMNHLLKAPFCVHPKTGRVCVPIDPKRCEEFDPTTVPTLSQLIEELNYEGSRADADGESNRTSLGNAITLFRSSFLQPLLKACKEEIENSYNLKLQQSKNSLGW; from the exons ATGATCCCACAACAAGAACCCGATTTCAATCTCAATCACCTCAAATTATATTACG GAAAGCTGTTTCCGTTTGCTGATTTAGTTAGATGGGTGTCGTATGGCAACG ATGGAAAGCACCCTGGTTGTGATCAATCCTACATTGGGCGAAGAGAGTTTTCCTTCACTCTGGAGAATGATATATATCTGCGTTTCCAATCTTTCCACAATGCACTTGAGCTCGAAAACTCCATCAAAGAAAAGACCCCTGTTAAGATAGATATTGGACCTGTCTACACTGTTGAT CCTGCAAAAAGGAATGCCTATGCACAGAGTGGCGATAATAATGTCTTTGCCCCAGTTGAGAGGGAGTTGATTTTTGATATA GATATGTCAGATTATGATGATGTTAGATACTGCTGTTCGGGTGCCGATGTTTGTTTGGTTTGCTGGCCGTTGATGACTATAGCGATCAAAGTGATTGATACTGCCTTAAGAG ATGACTTTGGTTTCAAGCACATTCTCTGGGTATACAGTGGTCGCAGAGGTGTTCATTGTTGGGTCTGTGATGGAAAGGCGAGAAG GTTGACAAATGAGCAAAGAGGAGCTATTGCTGACTATTTTCGTGTCTACAAG GGCAATGAAAACAGTCACAAGAAGGTTTCTTTGATGGGTGCTGCTCTTCATCCTTTCTTGGC gACGTCATACACTAATGTTCTCAAGaactattttgagaaaaatctgCTTACTGGTCAAAATTTACTTGCTACCGAGGAGAGATATGAAAAGATCCTTGACATGATTCCTGATGAat CTATTGCTTCTGAACTTAGGGGAAGATGGCAAGATAGTAGGCGCTCTTCTAGTGCAAAAGAAGACATCAATGTTGTTCGTTGGGAACAGTGCAAACAGTTGCTGCAATCTGGAAAACATAAG GCACAAGGGCTGCGTCGGTGCATTGAAGAGATTGTGTTCTGCTTTACCTATCCCAGGCTAGATATGGAG GTTTCTAAACATATGAATCATTTGCTTAAAGCACCATTTTGTGTACATCCTAAAACAG GTCGTGTTTGTGTCCCTATTGATCCAAAACGGTGCGAGGAGTTTGATCCTACTACAGTACCCACCCTTTCACAG CTGATAGAAGAGCTTAATTATGAAGGCTCAAGAGCTGATGCTGATGGTG AATCGAATAGAACTTCGCTTGGAAATGCAATTACGCTTTTCAGATCATCATTCTTACAGCCTTTACTAAAAGCCTGCAAG GAGGAGATTGAAAATTCCTATAACTTAAAATTGCAGCAGTCAAAGAATTCCCTTGGTTGGTAG